DNA sequence from the Oncorhynchus keta strain PuntledgeMale-10-30-2019 chromosome 1, Oket_V2, whole genome shotgun sequence genome:
TGAATGGTGCTTGCTCACCATTACTCTGTGCTAGGAGTGTGTGCTTGCTCACCATTACGCTGTGCTAGGAGTGTGTGCTTGCTCACCATTACTCTGTGCTAGGAGTGTGTGCTTGCTCACCATTACTCTGTGCTAGGAGTGTGTGCTTGCTCACCATAACGCTGTGCTAGGAGTGTGTGCTTGCTCACCATAACGCTGTGCTAGGAGTGTGTGCTTGCTCACCATAACGCTGTGCTATGGGTGTGTGCTTGCTCACCATTACTCTGTGCTAGGAGTGTGTGCTTGCTCACCATTACGCTGTGCTAGGAGTGTGTGCTTGCTCACCATTACTCTGTGCTAGGAGTGTGTGCTTGCTCACCATTACTCTGTGCTATGGGTGTGTGCTTGCTCACCATTACGCTGTGCTAGGAGTGTGTGCTTGCTCACCATTACTCTGTGCTAGGAGTGTGTGCTTGCTCACCATTACTCTGTGCTAGGAGTGTGTGCTTGCTCACCATTACTCTGTGCTATGGGTGTGTGCTTGCTCACCATTACGCTGTGCTAGGAGTGTGTGCTTGCTCACCATTACGCTGTGCTAGGGGTGTGTGCTTGCTCACCATAACGCTGTGCTATGGGGTGTGTGCTTGCTCACCATTACGCTGTGCTAGGAGTGTGTGCTTGCTCACCATTACTCTGTGCTAGGAGTGTGTGCTTGCTCACCATAACGCTGTGCTATGGGGGTGTGCTTGCTCACCATTACTCTGTGCTAGGAGTGTGTGCTTGCTCACCATTACTCTGTGCTATGGGTGTGTGCTTGCTCACCATAACGCTGTGCTAGGAGTGTGTGCTTGCTCACCATTACTCTGTGCTAGGAGTGTGTGCTTGCTCACCATTACTCTGTGCTAGGAGTGTGTGCTTGCTCACCATTACGCTGTGCTATGGGTGTGTGCTTGCTCACCATTACGCTGTGCTATGGGGGTGTGCTTGCTCACCATTACGCTGTGCTATGGGTGTGTGCTTGCTCACCATTACTCTGTGCTAGGAGTGTGTGCTTGCTCACCATAACGCTGTGCTATGGGGGTGTGCTTGCTCACCATTACTCTGTGCTAGGAGTGTGTGCTTGCTCACCATTACTCTGTGCTATGGGTGTGTGCTTGCTCACCATAACGCTGTGCTAGGAGTGTGTGCTTGCTCACCATAACGCTGTGCTAGGAGTGTGTGCTTGCTCACCATAACGCTGTGCTAGGGTGTGTGCTTGCTCACCATACTGCTGTGCTATGGGTGTGTGCTTGCTCACCATAACGCTGTGCTATGGGTGTGTGCTTGCTCACCATAACGCTGTGCTAGGAGTGTGTGCTTGCTCACCATAACGCTGTGCTAGGAGTGTGTGCTTGCTCACCATAACGCTGTGCTATGGGTGTGTGCTTGCTCACCATAACTCTGTGCTAGGAGTGTGTGCTTGCTCACCATACGCTGTGCTATGGGTGTGTGCTTGCTCACCATAACGCTGTGCTAGGAGTGTGTGCTTGCTCACCATAACTGCTGTGCTAGGGGGTGTGCTTGCTCACCATTACTGCTGTGCTAGGAGTGTGTGCTTGCTCACCATACTGCTGTGCTATGGGGTGTGTGCTTGCTCACCATTACTGCTGTGCTAGGAGTGTGTGCTTGCTCACCATTACTCTGTGCTATGGGTGTGTGCTTGCTCACCATAACGCTGTGCTAGGAGTGTGTGCTTGCTCACCATACTCTGTGCTAGGAGTGTGTGCTTGCTCACCATAACGCTGTGCTAGGAGTGTGTGCTTGCTCACCATAACGCTGTGCTAGGAGTGTGTGCTTGCTCACCATAACGCTGTGCTAGGGGTGTGTGCTTGCTCACCATTACTCTGTGCTAGGAGTGTGTGCTTGCTCACCATTACGCTGTGCTAGGAGTGTGTGCTTGCTCACCATAACGCTGTGCTAGGAGTGTGTGCTTGCTCACCATTACTCTGTGCTAGGAGTGTGTGCTTGCTCACCATAACGCTGTGCTAGGAGTGTGTGCTTGCTCACCATAACGCTGTGCTAGGGGTGTGTGCTTGCTCACCATAACGCTGTGCTAGGAGTGTGTGCTTGCTCACCATAACGCTGTGCTAGGAGTGTGTGCTTGCTCACCATAACGCTGTGCTAGGAGTGTGTGCTTGCTCACCATACTGCTGTGCTAGGAGTGTGTGCTTGCTCACCATACTGCTGTGCTAGGAGTGTGTGCTTGCTCACCATACTGCTGTGCTAGGAGTGTGTGCTTGCTCACCATACTGCTGTGCTAGGAGTGTGTGCTTGCTCACCATACTGCTGTGCTAGGAGTGTGTGCTTGCTCACCATACTGCTGTGCTAGGAGTGTGTGCTTGCTCACCATACTGCTGTGCTAGGAGTGTGTGCTTGCTCACCATAACGCTGTGCTAGGAGTGTGTGCTTGCTCACCATAACGCTGTGCTAGGAGTGTGTGCTTGCTCACCATAACGCTGTGCTAGGAGTGTGTGCTTGCTCACCATAACGCTGTGCTAGGAGTGTGTGTCAAATGGCTCCCTGTCATATGGGATGCAGCCTACAATTCAACCACGGCATTGAGCCATTTTCCTAGATAAGCAACATAGTGAATGAGGAGACAGTATCTTGTAAACAGGAAACAACCCCAGGGATAACGGCTTGTTATTTGGCGCCATAAGTCAACAGGAATGTATTAGTTATCAGCAGCTTGTTGTGAAAGCAGAATCAGCAGCTTGTCAGAGGCCTGTGTTCTAGAACCAGAAGCTGAAAGCAGAACAGAACCACGGCAGAGCCATTTTCTAGAAGCAAGATAGTGAATGACAGAGGCCTGTGTTCTAAAACCAGAAACAACAACAGAGGCCTGTGTTCTAAAACCAGAAGCTAAGTTAACAGAGGCCCGTGTTCTagaaccagaacagaacagagcagacagctTTCAGAACCAGAAGCTAACAACAGAGGCCTGTGTTCTAGAACCAGAAGCTAACAACAGAGGCCTGTGTTCTAGAACCAGAAGCTAACAACAGAGGCCTGTGTTCTAGAACCAGAAGCTAACAACAGAGGCCTGTGTTCTAGAACCAGAAGCTAACAACAGAGGCCTGTGTTCTAGAACCAGAAGCTAACAACAGAGGCCTGTGTTCTAAAACCAGAAGCTAACAACAGAGGCCTGTGTTCTAGAACCAGAAGCTAACAACAGAGGCCTGTGTTCTAGAACCAGAAGCTAACAACAGAGGCCTGTGTTCTAAAACCAGAAGCTAACAACAGAGGCCTGTGTTCTAAAACCAGAAGCTAACAACAGAGGCCTGTGTTCTAAAACCAGAAGCTAACAACAGAGGCCTGTGTTCTAAAACCAGAAGCTAAGAACAGAGGCTCGTGTTCTAGAACCAGAAGCTAACAACAGAGGGGTGTGTTCTAGAACCAGAACCTAACAACAGAGGGGTGTGTTCTAGAACCAGAACCTAAATGGCTTGCTGAGCTTCACTGAGAATGAGGGGTGGGAGAGCCACTGTGACCCAGATAGCTCAGTGAGTTGATGCATGGAGGTTCTGCCTGGCTGCGTCCTCATTTTCAGCCCTTTGTCCTagttttgtaaaaaaaaacttgAAGACTCTGGCTGCCCAAACTTCCTCTCTCCACTAAATCACGGGAAGCATTACAGAGTGTGTGTGGCTTTTTGTTACTTCAAGTTGTCTGGTTTTTGTTATCGAACGTCACAAAGCCTTGTTTCACCCTTAATTGACTACAAGGTCACTGACCCCTGATTTACAAGGTAATTGAGTTTCAAGTTTACTCCCTTTAGACACTGACAGAAATgaacagggagggaagacaggCATGCCTGAAGTTCAGCAACATGCAGGCTCATggtacataaaacacacacactcccaacaCCACTACTTACTTGGAGAGGGAAACACCTCCTGCTTTCCCTATGAGTTCCTCATGGTGAAGCACCGCCTCGTTCCAGGGAATGTCCAGGAATTTGAGCAGCGTCCTCATCCACTTCTCTGGATGGAGCACCAGCTGTTCATAATGCACCGGCAGGCACTTGTCTGAGGCATCCAGGCACTGAGTGTACATGGTCTCTATGGCCCTGTTCCACTTGGTCAGGCAGTCTCTGTAGCTGCCCAGGTCAAAGCCAGCGATCGTCACCTTACGGGAGATCATCGAATGGACCGAGGCGCGTCCGTCCCGGATCATGAGCACGAACTTGGCGTGCGGGAAGATCTTAGCCAGGTAGGAGAGGGACTTCAGAGCGAAGGGGTCCTTGTTACAGAGGAAGTTGGCGGGTTCGCCGTGCTTCACGATGACCTCTAGGAGGAAGGCCTGCATGGCGGCGTCCAGGACCTCGTCCGTCACCCCGGCCTCGTCCAGACGCATCTTCTCCCTCCCCGACCGCGACCACATCTGTTTCATGGCCAGGATACGTGGAATAACCCTGGTCTCCTCTCCACAACGAATCTCGGGGTGAGCGTCCAGCATGGCTCTCATCAACGTGGTCCCACTCCTGGGAACCCCTCCAATGAACACTAGGGGCATGTCCTTGTTGTAGACGAATGGAGCGGAGAGGTTATGGGCCCCGGGACCAGAGCCCCGCAGGATGGCGGAGGAGCCCAACGAGCCGCCCAGGAGGACCCCTCCCGGCCCCTGAAGGCCCCCCGGAACCCCTTGGTCCCCAGGCTGGCTGCTGCGCTCCTCGATGCGGTGGTGACACTCCATGGCGTGACGACCCAAGTAGAAGACTGTGACTGAGCTGATGACCAGACAGGCCACCAGCAGGTTCTGCTTCAGCTTCCCCATCATCACCATCTCAGGACCACGGAGGGGTGAGGATGGAGGTGTATCAGAGGAGGTAATGttggagtagaggaggaggaggggagaagggaaggggatAGGGGGGGGGGAGAAGCAGAGGGTCCCTCCCTTCAAGGTTGGCAGTGGGGGGCAGAGTGTGGCGGGTGTTCCTCAGTGGTCAGCGCTCGGCGAGTGCCCAGCTCCATCAGGCCTGGggaaggacagaacagaacaaaatGTATTATTCTGGAATATAATCCAGTGAGTGAATAGAGTTAGCCCTCGGAACAGTAGAACATGGCAACTTTAAAAACAGATCTTGCTCCAGATCATGGAATCCTAAATCATTTGTACACTGCTGGAAGAAATGATGCTAATCGggctagaaccaaaaagggttcaatggatcagttcatatatggtccaaaaaaaagaaaaaaagaaaggcTGTTCAGAACTGAAAAACATCCTTAAGAGTCAGCATTATACTGTACtgacccatctccacagagcacaGTCAAAACTATGACCCAGAGCTGTACACCTTATTTTGTATCATCATATTTCGTTCAATATATAAAAAGTTTTGGGAAAAAAAGAAGACCCATTGTATCCAATGTAGGAATTACCCTCAACATAAATGACAAATCCCTTCAGAGGCCATAAATGACAAATCCCTTCAGAGGCCATAAATGACAAATCCCTTCAGAGGCCATAAATGACAAATCCCTTCAGAGGCCATAAATGACAAATCCCTTCAGAGGCCATAAATGACAAATCCCTTCAGAGGCTATAAATGACAAATCCCTTCAGAGGCTATAAATGACAAATCCCTTCAGAGGCTATAAATGACAAATCCCTTCAGAGGCTATAAATGACAAATTCAGAGGCTATAAATGACAAATCCCTTCAGAGGCTATAAATGACAAATCCCTTCAGAGGCTATAAATGACAAATCCCTTCAGAGGCTATAAATGACAAATCCCTTCAGAGGCTATAAATGACAAATCCCTTCAGAGGCTATAAATGACAAATCCCTTCAGAGGCTATAAATGACAAATCCCTTCAGAGGCTATAAATGCTATATAAATGACAAATCCCTTCAGAGGCTATAAATGACAAATCCCTTCAGAGGCTATAAATGACAAATCCCTTCAGAGGCCATAAATGACAAATCCCTTCAGAGGCCATAAATGACAAATCCCTTCAGAGGCCATAAATGACAAATCCCTTCAGAGGCCATAAATGACAAATCCCTTCAGAGGCCATAAATGACAAATCCCTTCAGAGGCCATAAATGACAAATCCCTTCAGAGGCCATAAATGACAAATCCCTTCAGAGGCCATAAATGACAAATCCCTTCAGAGGCTATAAATGACAAATCCCTTCAGAGGCTATAAATGACAAATCCCTTCAGAGGCTATAAATGACAAATCCCTTCAGAGGCTATAAATGACAAATCCCTTCAGAGGCTATAAATGACAAATCCCTTCAGAGGCTATAAATGACAAATCCCTTCAGAGGCTATAAAATGACAAATCCCTTCAGAGGCTATAAATGACAAATCCCTTCAGAGGCTATAAATGACAAACAAATAAATGACAAATCCCTTCCCTTCAGAGGCTATAAATGACAAATCCCTTCAGAGGCTATAAATGACAAATCCCTTCAGAGGCTATAAATGACAAATCCCTTCAGAGGCTATAAATGACAAATCCCTTCAGAGGCTATAAATGACAAATCCCTTCAGAGGCTATAAATGACAAATCCCTTCAGAGGCTATAAATGACAAATCCCTTCAGAGGCCATAAATGACAAATCCCTTCAGAGGCCATAAATAAATGAGGCTATAAATCCCTTCAGAGGCTATAAATGACAAATCCCTTCAGAGGCTATAAATGACAAATCCCTTCAGAGGCTATAAATGACAAATCCCTTCAGAGGCTATAAATGACAAATCCCTTCAGAGGCTATAAATGACAAATCCCTTCAGAGGCTATAAATGACAAATCCCTTCAGAGGCTATAAATGACAAATCCCTTCAGAGGCTATAAATGACAAATCCCTTCAGAGGCTATAAATGACAAATCCCTTCAGAGGCTATAAATGACAAATCCCTTCAGAGGCTATAAATGACAAATCCCTTCAGAGGCTATAAATGACAAATCCCTTCAGAGGCTATAAATGACAAATCCCTTCAGAGGCTATAAATGACAAATCCCTTCAGAGGCTATAAATGACAAATCCCTTCAGAGGCTATAAATGACAAATCCCTTCAGAGGCTATAAATGACAAATCCCTTCAGAGGCTACAGAAGAGAATCTCCACTTTTGAACTTTTGAAAACCCGGTAAAGATCACATTTCCTTTGTCTAACAAGGATCTGCCTCTCATGCCAAAACCACTATTCTGTAATAAAAACAAGGCTCACAGTACAACTACGGTGTAAAGAAAACAAGGCTAAGGCCGACACCATGAAAttgtccaaaaaaaaaaaaaaaaataaataaataaagtttcAGACACAATCAAGGCCCTCAGTCGACAACCTCAGaggaatgtatttatttaactaggcaagtcagttaagaacaagttcttatttacaacgacggccctAACCCAGGCCAAACCCAGGCAACACTGGGCCAATGTCCCCTATGTATTcacgatcacggctggttgtgatacagcccgggatcgaaccagggtctgtagtgacaaattttttttttaaatgtacccttattttaccaggtaagttaactgagaacacattctgatttacagcaacgacctggtgAATGTCACGGAGATGCTTTAGACCGCAGCGCCACTCAGGAATGAGGATGAGGATCTCAGGAATGAGGATGAGGATCTCAGGAATGAGGATCTCAGGAATGAGGATCTCAGGAATGAGGATCTCAGGAATGAGGATCTCAGGAATGAGGATCTCAGGAATGAGGATCTCAGGAATGAGGATGAGGATCTCAGGAATGAGGAATGCCACATCAAGTGAAAACAAGAGCGAGACAAGAGACAGACAAAAAAAAAGAAGGTAGTAGCTCCAGTATTCAGCACTCGGTTTAAAAAGGCAGAAGCATATAAGACTTCCCCGGTGACACATTTagagaaacaaaaacaaaaatcatAAAACAACAAGACCCTAAGattatattattgttatattattaGATTATATTATATAACTCAGAGGGAAAACTATTCCCCCCCCCCACTATTTTGTTCTATTTTTCAATTATTGTCATCTTCAGTTTGCTTCTTGGGCTGAGAGAGACGATCCCAGCCAGGAACAAGACGTCTAACCTTTTGGTCTCTAATTTGGCCCCGGAGCAGTTACACTGTTTTACAGAGTGGGCGGTGTGACACACCAACGGCATGCAGAGCTTCCaccacatcacactgggtaattGCCATGGAAAAACGACCCATGAGTACCAGCATGTGAAGTTTATAGGAGCACATAAAAttgtgtcaaatgaaagctaagagaaaaaataaaatgtatccttgggagcaatttccaaaatgcctgaaggtacaacattcatctgtacaaacaatagtacgcaagtataaacaccatgggaccacacagccgtcataccgctcaggaaggagacatctctgcctcctagagatgaatgtactttgatgagaaaagtgcaaatcaatcccagaacaacagcaaaggaccttgtgaagatgctggaggaaaccgctacaaaagtatctatatccacagtcaaacgagtcctatatcgacataatctgaaaggtcGTTCAGCAAAGAAGatgccattgctccaaaacccctataaaaaagccagactagggtttgcaactgcacatggggacaaagattgtactttttggagaaatgtcctctggtctgatgaaacaaaaatagaactgtttggccataatgaccatcattatgtttggtggaaaaagggggaggctgcaagccgaagaacaccatcccaaccgtgaagcacaggggtggcagcatcatgttgtgggggtgcttcggtgcaggagggactggtgcacttcacaaaatagatggcatcatgaggaagaaaaattatgtggatatattgaagcgacatcagtcaggaagttaaagcttggtcgcaaatgagtcttccaaatggacaatgccctcaagcatacttccaaagttgtggcagaatggcttaaggacaacaaagtcaaggtattgaagtggccatcacaaagccacgacctcaatcccatagaacatgtgtgggtagaactgtaaaagcgtgtgcgagcaaggaggcctacaaacctgactcagttacaccagctctgtcaggaggaatgggccaaaattcacccaacttattgtgggaggcttgtggaaggctaccttaAATGTTTGACCCAATTTAAGCAATTTaaaaaaggcaatgctaccaaataccaattgagtgtatgtaaatctctgacccactgggaatgtgatgaaagaaataaaagctgaaataaatcactctattattctgacatgtcacattcttaaaataaagtggtgatcctaactgacctaaaacaaggattttttactgggattaaatgtcaggatttgtggaaaaactgagtttaaatgcatttggctaaggtgtatgtaaacttccgacttcaactctacatCCTTACTAGTCTCCAGGGGCTCCCAATAATAACCTGCACTCTTACTTCCAAAATGAATTATTGTTCAATTCAATTTCATTTCACATATTTAAATGGTTTCGTATTTAATTTAATCTTTTGGTTGAATCTTAATGAATCTAATGAGCATCATCAACAAGGGGAACATATTAGGTTTACGCTAATAAGCTGTATCAAGAATATATCAATTTAAGACGTGTTCATAAAAGATAGATTTGTTCATAAGAAGGGTCTGAGATCAAAGTCAAtatccagaccagaccaggggtcAATGTTTTTAGAGAGGAAATCCAGTAAGCCTCcctatgtagtagtagtagtaggatctgGATGTTACCTTCTCTCCTTGGTAGAGCAACATGCTCAATGCCTGTGTatttgagggaggagatgggatgaTTAGCTTCAACAAAGTGAGCTGCTACTGGATAGTCAATGTTCTTACACCTGATTGAGCTGCGGTGTTCAGCTCTGTGTTGTTTTAATTGTCTTTCCGTGTTGTCCTACGTAGGCATTTCCACATGAACAGGTGATGAGATAGATCACTCCCTTGGTCTTGCATGAGATGATGCCCCTAACAGGGATTTTTCCACCTGTATGTGGGTGTCTGAAGAAAGACGTATTTAATAGTGCTATTTGCAATGTGCGCTTGAGCCACATTTGTAGTTTCCATTTGGAATGGGTGTCAAGTGTCTGAGTGGGCTCAGGGGGCAGGTCAGATCTCACCAAACTATCTCCAAGAGTGTCTGAGTGGGCTCAGGGGGCAGGTCAGATCTCATCAAACTATCTCCGATATTGCGACCACGCTTGTAGACCACCAGTGGGAGTTCCTTGAAAAGGTGTGCAATGTTTTTTGGGTCCGATTGCAGAATATGCCAGTGCTTTTTCAGAATTGCTTTCATTTTCTCCGAACCCTTGGTGGTGTATTTATTGGTGTAAAAGACAGTTgcgttgttttttttcttctttggtTGAGTTTTTAGTttttcctctcttggtttctgaGATATTTTCATCATTGCAGCACTAAGACTTTAGTCCTTGTAGCCTCTCATTGTGAATTGctctgtcattttttttttgtactgCTGTCAAAGTCTGACTGTTGGCCACAGATGATTTTAACCCTGCATAACTGGCTATATGGTAGACCATTCCTGAGGGGAAGGGGACGCATACTATCCTTCATGTAAAGGTACTGCAGACCTTGTGTATAAGTCTGTGTGTACTGCATCAATCTCTTTGATGATCCATCAGTCCAGGTAATGTATTTCTCTCTCATCAGCCTGCATGGTGAATTTGAGATATTCAGAACTCTCGTTTTAGCAGAGTTTGGAATTAATTTGGTTCCTGCTGACTTCCTTCCCAGAGCACAAAGACATTATCTATGTATCTCTTCCACAGGAGGATTTTTAAAAAGTAAGGGGTGTGTCTCTGTTTTGTAAAGGAGTGCTTCCTCAAAATTGTCCCACATACTGGTTTGCATAGTAGGGAGGGGGGGGCATGGCTACACCCCGAAAGAAAAAGGAGAAAGTCGGACTCAAAGACTAAAGGAGTTATGGGATAATACCAGTTCAGTGAGTTGTAAGATGCGATCATTGGATGGAACAAGGGTAGTGTCTCTCTGCTGTAGGAAGTCCTGCACCACCTACAAGCCTCCAGTGTGTGGGATGTTAGTGTACAAGCTCTCCACATCAAAAGTGGTCAGCAGGGAGCCCTCTGGTATCCTTCCTAAGCCCTCTATCAATGAGATCATGTGATTAGAGTCTTTGAC
Encoded proteins:
- the tpst1 gene encoding protein-tyrosine sulfotransferase 1 isoform X1, with amino-acid sequence MVMMGKLKQNLLVACLVISSVTVFYLGRHAMECHHRIEERSSQPGDQGVPGGLQGPGGVLLGGSLGSSAILRGSGPGAHNLSAPFVYNKDMPLVFIGGVPRSGTTLMRAMLDAHPEIRCGEETRVIPRILAMKQMWSRSGREKMRLDEAGVTDEVLDAAMQAFLLEVIVKHGEPANFLCNKDPFALKSLSYLAKIFPHAKFVLMIRDGRASVHSMISRKVTIAGFDLGSYRDCLTKWNRAIETMYTQCLDASDKCLPVHYEQLVLHPEKWMRTLLKFLDIPWNEAVLHHEELIGKAGGVSLSKVERSTDQVIKPVNVEALSKWVGKIPADVLRDMPVIAPMLSRLGYDPHANPPNYGRPDPKVLDNTRRVFKGEFQLPEFLREQSQLQKTPEKPNPPQSQTRQRWTEEDIQ
- the tpst1 gene encoding protein-tyrosine sulfotransferase 1 isoform X2, with translation MVMMGKLKQNLLVACLVISSVTVFYLGRHAMECHHRIEERSSQPGDQGVPGGLQGPGGVLLGGSLGSSAILRGSGPGAHNLSAPFVYNKDMPLVFIGGVPRSGTTLMRAMLDAHPEIRCGEETRVIPRILAMKQMWSRSGREKMRLDEAGVTDEVLDAAMQAFLLEVIVKHGEPANFLCNKDPFALKSLSYLAKIFPHAKFVLMIRDGRASVHSMISRKVTIAGFDLGSYRDCLTKWNRAIETMYTQCLDASDKCLPVHYEQLVLHPEKWMRTLLKFLDIPWNEAVLHHEELIGKAGGVSLSKVERSTDQVIKPVNVEALSKWVGKIPADVLRDMPVIAPMLSRLGYDPHANPPNYGRPDPKVLDNTRRVFKGEFQLPEFLREQSQLQKTPEKPNPPQVEPD